The following DNA comes from Nocardioides panzhihuensis.
CCGAGCAGGACGACGTCCTCGACGCCGCCCTGGATCCGCTTGGTGATCTCCGCGATCGCGGCGGGCTGATCACCCGAGGGCTGATAGTCGGAGACCACCTTGAACGGGGCGACACGACGCTCGAGATCGGTGACTGGACGCATGACATCCAGGCTACGCGGGACCACCGACAGTTTCCCCCGTCGGTCGAGCCGCGAGGCCAGCGACCAGCTGTTGCTACTCGACCAGCGGTTACTACTCGAACTCGGAGCGCACCTGGTCTTCGGTGAGGCCGTAGTCGGCGAGGCTGTAGTCGTGCTTCGGCCGGGCGCTCCCGGATCGGGACTCCGCATCGATGCGGGCGACCTCGGCACGAGCGGCGTCGCTCCACGGGATGTCGAAGTGGGCGTAGATGCTCTCGACGGTGCCGACGGGGTCCTCGACGAAGCCGCGGTAGTCGACGTCGAAGAACTGAGCCTGGTCGTACCGCTTCCCGGTCTCGCGGAAGGAGCGCCACGAGCGGGAGAGCATCTCCAGCTGGGTCGCCCCGATCGTCTCCCCGACGAAAGTGGTCGACATCCCCGCGGTCGCCTCTGCGGACAGCGAGCAGCCCGAGGCGACCGAGACGACCGGATCACGGTGGGTGACCACCACGAGCGCGTCCGGGTAGACCTCCATGAGCGCGTCGAGCGCGACCAGATGGGAGGGGTTCTTGAGCACCCAGCGCTTGTCGGTGTCGTTGAGCCCGATGAGCTGCAGGGTCCGCCGATGGAGCTCGTACGCGTCGCGCCAGTCCTGCTTCGCCAGCCAGGCCGAGTAGCGCGGGACGTTGGCCAGCGACTCGAACGAGATCGACTTGCCGCTCTGCCGCAGCACCCGCCAGCACTCCTCGACGCTGGTGGCATCCATGTAGTGGATCCCCATGAACTCGGGGTTGGCCACGTGGTGCTGCCGATAGGCGCCCTGAAGCGCGTTGAAGACGGGGTCCTGCTCCCAGGTCTCGCGCGGGGGCCGCGGCTGGGGGAACTCGGTGAGCCAGGTCTCGAGCCCTTGGTGTGCCGGGTCCGCGGCGAGCAGCCGGTGCAGAGCGGTGGTGCCGGTGCGGACGAGCCCGGTGACGAAGATCGGGCGCTCGATGCGTACGTCCTGGTGCTGGGGGAACTCGGCTAGGCGAGCCTGTGTCATCAGCCTGCCGACGAGCGCCGACTTCACCTGGGAGCGGTGGAAGTAGTTCCCGACCGGGGTGAGCCCGGCCTCGGGCGAGGCCAGGTCCTCGACCAGGAGCCGCAGTCCCTCCTCGTGGTCGGTCCTGCCGCTGTGCTCAAAATATTCGGCGCTCAGCCCGGTGGTGCGGACAGCGGCGGCGCAGATGTCCTCGTACGTCCCGACGTCTGCCCGCTCACGCGGCGTCGACTCAGTCATGGAACTCCCCGCAGTCCACGTTGAGCACGGTGCCGGTGACCGCGGAGGCCAGGTCGCTGCCCAGGAAGAGCGCCGCCCGGGCGACCTCCTCGGGGGTCGCGAGCCGCTTCAGGTCGGTGGGGGCGGCCTTCTCGGCGTACACCTCCTCGTGGGTGCGTCCCGACTCCGATGCGATCCAGTCGAAGTAGGCCTTGTTGACGTCCTCGTAGATGTAGGACGGCGCGACGGAGTTGACCCGGATGCCTCGCGGGCCGAGCTCGGTGGCCAGGGACGAGGCGAGGTGCGCGAGCGCGCCCTTGGAGAGCTTGTAGCCGGCGAACTCGGGCTGGCTCTGGTAGAGCACGGCGGAGTTGATCATCACGATCGCGCCGCCCGGTTTGTCGGGTGTGGCCGCCAGGGCGTCGGCGAAGAGCGCCGAGAGCCGCAGCGGTGCGTACACGTTCGACTCCTGGGCCAGCCGGAGAGCGTCGAGCGGGATCTGGGTGAGCGGGTCCATCGGCGGGATGCCGAAGGCGTTGTTGAGGAGCACGTCGACGCGCCCGAACTCCTCGAGGGCCGTGTCGACCAGGTGCCGGCGGGCGTCCTCGTCGGTGATGTCGGTCGGCACCACCAGTGCGCGTCGGCCGTGCTCCTCGATCAGGCCGGCCATCTTCTGCAGCCGCTTCTCGGTGCGGCTGGCGAGCACCAGGTCGGCGCCCATCAGCGCAGCCTGCTCGCCCAGCGAGCGTCCGAGGCCGGGGCCGACCCCCGAGAGCACGACGACCTTGCCATCCAGGAGTCCAGTCATGGCGCCTAGAGTAGAACGTGTTTCACTTTTCTGGAAGAGGCGAGCCGGGGTTCGCCCCATTCAGGCCGGAAAGCTGAATCTGGCGACCTCGTCGACCCATTCGGCGTACGCCCCGATCTCCTGGGGCACCTGGTGCGCACGAACCAAGTCGGCGTGAGCGCGGATCACCCGGGACCAGTCGGTACACGAGCCACAGGTCGCTCGCCCGCAGCCTGCGGTGTGCCCGCGCGCGACCTTCTCGAGCAGGTCACGGAAGGTCGCGTCGTCCTCACCGGCCGCCAGCGCTTCCACCACCGCCCCGAGCACCTCGGCCCCCTGCGCGGGGGCGCCTACCAGGATCGCCATCAGGATCCCGAGGGCGTGATGGCCGGAGGGCTCGGCACTCGCGCCCACCGGCGCCGTACGCGCCAACCGGTAGACCGCGAGCAGCTTCCTGGCTCCCCCGGGCGTTGCGCAGAACCTGGCCAGCTCGCTGGTGAACAACGCCTCGCCGGGCGTCATCTCGAGGCTCTCGACGGCTCCGTGGCGACTGGCCTGGTCGCCGGTCCCAGCGGCCAGCGCGGAGGGCCACGACGGCACCGCATGCCGCATCAGCGACCGCATGTACCGCACGGCCGGGTCGCCGGCGAAGGCCCGCAGTGCGAACGGCACGTCGAAGACCCTGGAGAGGTACGCCGCCGGCTCTGCGACCCGGCCCTCGATCGCCCGCCGCAGCGTCTCTGCGTCCACCGCCGCGACGACTGCGACACCCTCCTGGCCGCTCAGCTCGTCGATCGCCCGCAGCACCCCGGCCGCGGTGGCCGGGTCACACCTGTCCAGGTCGTCGACGTAGACGATCGTCCGGCTCCCCAGCGGCCCGGTCCGCACGCCGGCCGGCGGGGCCGGCGGAGGCCCCGGCGGAGCGGCTCTCAGTGCGGCCTCGTACGCCGCGACCTCCCGGTCCATGGCCGCCAACGCCATCGTGGTGCTCATCGGTTGCGCGCGCCGCTTGCCGCGGGTGCCCTCGTCCTCGGGATGGCCCGCCAGCGCGGCCCGGAGCTCGGCCGCCCGCCGTTGAGCGGCCTGGTGCTTCGCCACCAGCGGCGGCGGCGCGCTCGTTCCGGCGCTCCGCACACCCTCGAGAACCGCGCTCGCCACGTCCGACTCGGCGTACTGACGGGCATCGACGCGTACGTGCCTGGTGCGGGCGGAGCACGCGTCGTCATGCTCGGAGAGCCACTCGACGCGCTCCTGCACCCTCCGCAGGAAGGTCGACCGGCCGCTGCCCGGCTGCCCCTGCACGGCCACCGAGATCGGGAGCTGGGTGTGCGTGGAGGCGAGCAGACGGGCCACTCGGTCGACGTCGAGCCGGTGGCCGAGGACATCGTCGTCGGTCCGTTCGCGTCCGGCAGCGGGAGCAGGCGCCGGCTCGATCTTGGGCTCGATCTTGGGCTCGACCCCAGGCCCCATGGCCATGTCGGGAACCGGGCCGGTGACGATCGGAACCTCGGTGGTGTCCCCCTCCGGCGAATCAGCCGGGACGGGGTCCGGCGCGACCTCGACCCGCGGCACCACAGCAACCTCTGGCGCCGTGGGCGCCTTTGCCCCCGCCTCAGAGAGCTCCGCGACCGGCGTGACCGGGAGGCCGAGCTCATGCTCGATCGCCCGGAGAGCCTTGGCGAAGTCGGCCGCGCTCCAGTGCCGCCCGGCTCGACGCTTGGACATCGCCTTGCGCAGCGCCCCCTCGAACATGGCCGGGACATCGGCGCGACCGATGGCCGGCGGGTCGGACTCCCGGATCCGCTCCGACAGCGCCTCGGGGCCGTCAGCACCGGTCGCTCCCTCGAACGGCGTACGCCCCGCCAGCAGCGTGTAGCAGGTCGCAGCCAGGCTCCAGATGTCCGCCCAGGCGCTCGGTTCGGGCGGTTCGGAGAGCATCTCCGGGGCCATCCACGGCAGCGAGGTCGAGCCGGCGCCGGCGGCACGACCGGCAGAGGAGAGGCTTCCGAAGCCGACCAGCTGCGGTTCGCCACCGGCGGTCAGCAGGATGTTCGCCGGCTTCACGTCGCCGTGCGCGATCCCGTGCCGGGCAGCGACGTCGAGCGCGCCCGCAACCTTGATGGTGATGCTCAACGCCTCCGCGACCGAGAGCCGTCCGCTCCTCCGGCGCGTCTCCAGGTCCCCGCCAGGACGGTGATCCATCACCACGAAGCTGCGATCGTCGTCGGTGACGCCGACGGTATGCAGCGGCAGGACATGGGGATGGGTGGCGAGCTCGGCGACTTCCTTGGTCTCCGCGGCGAGCGCTTCTCTGGTCTCGGCACCGAGTCGGTCGTTCCAGACCTTCACGACGACGTCGACCTTCTCCTGCTGTGACTCATAGACGAAGACACCTGAGGATCCGCCCGCGCCGATCAGCCGGCGATGCCTGAATCCCGGAATGTCCGGTGGCTCGTGGTGGGGGCTGGCCATGGGCGGCAATCATAGGGGCCGCACGCTGTCGCGTCGCGACCCCTCCTCACTGTCCTTGAATCGCTTCGGGCTGACGTCTCAGCTGAGCATTCTGCGGGCAACCGCCCGCTGACGTGCGGCGATCCTCTCGGCATACGCGGCCGGGCCCAAGGCCTCCGCGTGCGGAAGCAGGCTGCTCACCTCGGCGGTGCTCACCTTGCGGACCGTCGGTCCGTCGGCGGCGGTGAGGTCACGTTCGAGCCTCTGCCAGCGCAGCATCAGCGAGCCGGTCCGGTGGCCGGTGGTCTCGAGCCAGTTCGCGATCGGCTTCCCGTCCAGGGGCGGGTGCTCCGAGATCACGAAGCGCATCACGCCGTCGGGATCGGTGACCGCCTGCGCCTTCGTGAGACTGGTCTGATGGGTCTCGTAGTCGGTCGACGCATACCAGTCCGAGCCGATCTGGATGCCCTGGTAGGTGCAGTCGTCACAGCGCGGCACCTCAACCACGAGCGCCTCGTCCTCGGCCAGCTCGTAGTGACCGATCGAGGAGAACTGCGACTCCAGCCCACCCGGTGTTCGGGCCGGCACGGTGAGCGTGTTGACCGGCTCCTTGTACTGGAAGAACCGGGGGAAGGCGAACCACGTCTGGATCGAGCCGGTGAGCGACCGGGCGGCGACCTCGTACTTCTTGCGGAGCAGGTCCTGGGTCAGCGGCCGGCGCGGCCGGCCGAGGGTGTCGGGGCGCTCGATCGTGATCGTGCCGCGAGTCTCGGTGTCCCAGTCGTTGAAGACCTCGCGCACGATCAGCGTCTTCGCCCCCGGCTCTGCCGTGTAGGTGAACTCGAAGGACCCGTCGTAGTCCAGCTGGAGCTTGCGGTCGTCGAAGGCCATCAGGCTGGTCGCGGCGGAGTCCGCGGTGTAGGCACCGCCCATCACTTGGAAGGAGAGGTCGGCGCTGGTTCCGCGCCGGCCGCGGACGACGTACTCGACGCCCTCTCGCAGGTAGGCGTTGAAGTAGATCGCGTCGGGGTTGTCCAGGCCCTGCTTGGAGAACTGATGGGTGGGGTTCACGAAGAGCGGCTGCTCGAGGTCGTAGTCGAACGCCGTCTGCATCGCCATCCGGATCCGGCCGGAGAGGTACTCATAGCCTTCGAGCCGGTCCTGCTCCGTGCGGATGAACGGCGCGTTGGCGATCAGCTCCTCCGCCTCCGCGATCGCCTGCTGGAGCGGTTCGGTCAGGCCGTACGCCGCGCTCTGCTCGGTCACTGCCCAGCCTTCGCGATGATGTTCTCCCCGTACCACTCCAGGTGCTTGATCTTCTTCTCCAGCGGCTCGGGGTCAGGGCCCTTCACGTAGGGGTCACGGAATCCGACGATGCAGTCGGTCACGCCCTTCTCCTCGAGGCGCTTGATCCCGTCGAGGTCGTACGCGTCGTAGCTGATCACGTGGACCTCGAAGTCGTCGCGGGTATCACCCTCTTCGCGCCGGATCTCGGCGAGGCGGACCAGGAGACGGTCGAGCTCCTCGCCGTCACCGCCGGCGTGCATCCAGCCGTCACCCTTGAGCACGGCGCGACGGAGCGCGGCATCGGCATGGCCGCCCACGAGGAGCGGGATCTTCTCGGTCGGCCCCGGGCGTTGCTGGAGCGGCTCGAACTTGTAGAACTCGCCGTCATAGCCGAAGAACTCCTCGTCCGGGCCATCCGGAGAGGCCGCCGGCGCAGTCAGACCACGGAGTATGTCCATGCACTCGTCCATCCGCTTCCCGCGGCGCTTCCAGTCGACGCCGAGAGCGGCGAAGTCCTCGGGCCAGGGGGACAGACCGACACCGAGCCCGAGCCGGTTGCCGGAGAGGAAGGCGAGGCTCGAGGCCTGCTTGGCGGCCAGCACAGGCGGGCGCACCGGGAGCTTCACCACGAACGGCGTCAGGCGCAGCGTCTCGGTCACCGCGAACAGGTGGGCGCACAGGATGAACGCCTCGACGAACTCCTTGCCGTGCAGGAACTCCCGGTCACCGGTGTCGGTGTAGGGATAGGTCGAGTCGGACTCCTCGGGATAGATCAGGCTGTCAGCGACGGTCATGCTGGTGTAGCCCGCTCGCTCGGCCGCCTGGGCCAGCGGTGCGTAGTAGTCGGCCTGCGTCATTGCCTCGGCATAGGTGAAGCGCATGTGCCAACACTAGAACGTGTTCTATGTTTGTGCTACCCCGGTGTTCGAGCCACTACTCCGGTGGTCGAGCTTGTCGAGACCCAAGGAGACATGCATGCCCTCAGAACGTCCTCCCGGCCTCGACTCGCCGGTGACAGCGAAGATCATCAAGTACGGCGCCCGCGCCAACACCGCGCTGTTCAAGCTGACCAACGGCCGGGTCGGCGGGAAGTGGCGGGTGATGGCGGGCTGGCGCAAACCCGCCCCCGTGCTGCTGCTCGAGCACATCGGCCGGAAGTCGGGCCGCACCTTCACCACTCCCCTGCTGTACATGCGCTCGGGTGCTGACCTCGTGATCGTCGGCTCTCAGGGCGGACTGCCCCAGGACCCGCAGTGGGTCGCCAACCTGCGCGCCCAGCCGGACGTCGCCGTCCGCCTCCCCCGCGGCGGCCGCCGCCTCGTCCACGCTCGCGTCGCCGACCCGTCGGAGCGCGCGGAGCTGTGGCCGCGGCTCCTCGACACGTACGCAGACTTCGAGACCTACCAGACCTGGACCGACCGGGAGATCCCGGTCATCATCCTCTCGCCCCGCTGAAGGAGACACCGTGGATATCCAGACACTGACCGACCGAGCCGAGATCGCCGACGCCCTGACCCGCTACACCATCGCCGTCGACACCGGCGACTGGGACGCCCTCGACACCGTCTTCACCCCCGACGCCGCCATCGACTACTCCGAGTCCGGCGGCACCGTCGGGGCCTTTCCCGAAGTCAAAGCCTGGCTCGCCGAGATGCTCCCCGCCTTCTCCAGCAAACGCCTGCACACAGTCGGCCAGATCTCCTACGGCTTCTCGGACTCAGGCGAGGAGGCTGAGGTCGTCGCGTACTTCGACAACCCCATGGTCATCGCCGACGGCTCCGGCGGCGAGCGCGTCGTCGAGGTCGGCGGTCTCTACCGCCACACCTTCGTCCGTACGCCCCAGGGCTGGCGCTCCCGCAAGCTGCACGAGGAAGTCACTTGGACCCGAGGGTTCTGACCGGCACCATGTGCTCGTGACACATGTCGTACGCCCGCGGCTCGAAGACGACCTGCCGGCGCTGGCCGAGGCGCTGATCGAGCAACAACCGCTGACTCGATACCCCGTGCGCAACCCGCTGCCGATCCCGGTCAGCGACTTCCTCCATTTCGGCGACGCCGTCGACGCCTGGACCGCCACCATCGAGGGCACGCCGGTCGGGCACATCGCCACAACCATGGGGCATGCCGGTGGGAACGGCGATGGCGAGCTCGACCGAGCCTGTGCAGCAGCGCACGGCTGCGACATCGAAGACCTCGCCTGGCTCAGCGCCTTCTTCGTCGGCTCCGCCGCCCGACGTACGGGCCTCGGCCGCACGCTGCTCCGAACGGCAGTCGACAGCATCCGTGAATCCAGCGGCCGCCCGTGTCTCGAGGTCGTACCGGCCTTCCCTGCTGCCATGAAGCTCTACGAGTCGACCGGTTGGACCGAGGTGCTCCGCACACGCCCGGACTGGCTCGCCGGCGCGCCTGACAGCGACGGGCTCGACGTTGTTGTCATGGTGCTTCGCTGATCGAGTCCTCAGCCGAGGCCAGGACGGGCGTGCAGCGCGCCACCGGACTCGTAGAGGAGACCCTTGTCCTTGATGAGCTGACCCGCGGCAGCCAGGATCGGGGTGTCACCGACGGCGGAGCCGGCCATCGAGACGATCGCCTCGAACATCTTGACCGCAGCGTCGTCGACGGCCGGCCAGTTCCACTCCGCGGGAGCAGCACCGATCGGCTCCACCGCGTGCCAGCGGGCCGCACGGGCCTCCGCCATCGTGGTCAGCGTGCTCCAACCGAGGCCGCCGAGACCCACGACGCCGCCGAAGTTGAGTCCGATCAGGCCCCAGCCGTTGCACTGGTACTCATAGGCCGCGGGACCGAACTCGGCCTCGTCCAGCTCCACCCGCGTGATCACCGGCTCGGGGCCGGTGTTGGGGGCGTAGAGCTTGAACGCGGGCCGCGGGGCGAGCAGCGAGGCCGACGCCGTCGTGGTGATCTCGCTCAACGGCTGGCCAGGTGCCGAGTAGGCGTCGAAGACTCGGAAACCGAGGTCGAGGGCATAGCCGATGACGAAACGACGGTCATCCTGGGCGGCGTAGAAGTTGCGATTGAACACGTGGGGGAACCTCGCTTGAGCCCCACCGAGCAGCCGATCTGGTTCGCTACGGAGGGCCCGGTGGGATGTTGTTCGGGCAGCGCGACACTATCGCGCCAGACGCCTCGGCCTAACAACCGGTTGCTGATCTGTGTCTCGCGCGAGTCACTCAGGAGTAGGTGCCGCGGACGGTGTCGGTGGTCGGCAGCGACTGGCAGCCGAGCCGGATCCCGTCGTCGAGGTCCTCCTGCTCGAGCACGTCGTTCCGCGCCATCTTCACCTCGCCCTCGAGCAGCCGGAACGCGCACGCCGAGCACTCGCCCTCGCGACAGGAGTAGGGCGCCTTGACGCCCTTCGCCTCGAGGAAGTCGAGCATCGGGGTGCCGGGGTCCCAGTCGTCGTACGTGGTGACGATGCCGTCGAGCTCGATCTCCAGTGTGGCGGGCTGCTTGGGGCCGTCGTCGACGACCTCGGCCTCCGCATCCTCGACCCGGACGACCTCGCCGAACGGGTTGCCACCCAGGGAGGCGAACTTCTCCTGGTGGCGCCGCGCCCGCGGGAACTCCAGCTCCTTGAGCACCGCGACCGTCGCCTTCATGAACGGGGCAGGCCCACAGACGAAAGCGTCGTACGTCAGCCGGTCGGCCGCGAACGCCTTGATCTGCTCAGCGGTGGGCAACCCCTGGACGGACTCGAGCCAGTGGACCACCTGGAGCCGGTCCGGATGCTCGGCGGCCAGCCGCGCCCACTCCTCGGCGAAGATCACCGAGCGCTCGTCGCGGTTGGCGTAGAAGACGACGATCCTTCCCGTGCCCTGGCGCAGGGCCGTGCGGGCGATCGAGATGATCGGGGTGACGCCCGAACCGCCGGCGAAGAGCAGGAAGTCGGCGTCGATGTCGGCAGGTGTGAAGATCCCGCTCGGCGGGAGAACGCGAAGCGTGTCGCCGGGGCGGAGGTTGTCGCAGATCCAGTTGGACGCGTAGCCGTCCACGGTGCGCTTGACCGTCACCGTGAGCGGGTCGCCCGGCGCACTGGAGAGCGAGTAGCAGCGGGCCGCGAGACCGTCGCGGTCGCTCGGCACAGCGACGGTGAGGAACTGTCCCGGCTTGGGCTGGAACGCGTGCCTCACGTCCTCGGGGAGCTCGAAGACGATCGAGCGGGCGTCGGCGGTCTCCTCGACGACCTCACGGACGGGAAGTAGAAACGAGTCAGTAGCCATCCTCGGCCCCGATCTGGATCCGGCCGTCGGCGACGGCTGCTTCGATGGACGCGGCCAGACGAGGGCAGCGGGCGTGGACGAGCCGCTCACCGCCGGCGGCAGCCTTGCGGCGTACGAGATCCGGACACTGGGCCTGGGCCGCGGCCGTCCACTGGACCGACGTCTGGTGCTCGCTGTTCTTCTTCACCCCGACGTGGGCAAGGCAGTCGAGACATTCCACCTCGACCAGGCGGGCCTGGGTGTAGAGCCGCTGGTCCTCGACGGTGTCCTGCGAAGTCGGGACGAACGAAGCCATCAACTGACCCCTGCGTCGCTCGACTCGGTCTTCTCGGTCTGCTCGGTTGTCTCTGCCTTCTCGGCCTCGATCCGGCGGAGGTTCTCGGCGACCTCCTCGTGCCAGAACTCGTTGGCCTTGGTCGTGTCGACCTCGAACTCGAAGCGAGCGCGCATCTCGGGCTCGACGTCGGCGACGTCGACGTAGAACTGCTCGTACCAGCGGCGCAGCTGGTAGACCGGACCGTCCTCCTCGCAGAGGAGCGGGTTCTGCACCGGCACCTTGTTCTGCCAGATGTGTACGTCCTGGAGGAAGCCGTCGCCGAACATGTCGGCGTACTTCTTGCCGATGAAGTCGGCGGTCTTGTCGTCGAGACCTTCGGGCTTCTTGACCGTGATGCCGTACTGCAGGAGGAAGGAGTCTGGGCCGGTCGGGATGTGAGAGTTGATCAGGATCACCTCGGTCACGAAGCCCTTGTAGTCGACCTCGAGCCAGTTGATCATGTACGCCGGGCCGTAGTAGGTCGCCTCGGACTTGAGGAACATCTCGGCGTCACCGTAGCCGCCGGACACGTCCGGGCGCCCCCTGGACGCCATGTACTGCGTGGCGGTGTGGTCCTCGAAGACGTTGCGGAAGTCGGTCGGGAAGGCGAAGTGCACGTAGTAGAAGTGCGCCATGTCGACCACGTTGTCGATCAGCTCGCGGCAGTGGCTGCCCTTGATCGGGACGGTGTTCCAGATCCAGTCGGTGTAGACCTCGCGGTTGCTGACGTCGGGCAGCTCTGGCGGCAAGATGTCGTGGTCGGGCTTCGAACCTTCGGGGTCGTGCCAGATCAGCAGCGAGTCGTTGCGGATCACGGTCTCGTACGCCTTGGTGCGGGCGCGCAGCGGGACGCGGCGGGCGTAGGGGATCTGCTTGCAGCGGCCATCGGCGCCCCAGCGCCAGTCGTGGAACGGGCAGCCGACCTCGTCGCCCTTCACGGTGCCTTGGGTGAGGTCGCCGCCCATGTGGCGGCAGTAGCCGTCGAGCACGCCCAGCTCGCCCTTGGAGTCCTCCCAGACGACCAGCTTGCCGCCGAACGCCTCGACGGCATGTGGCTTGCCGTCCCTGAACTCGCTGGCCAGGCCCAGACAGTGCCAACCGCGCGCGAAGCGCTCCGGCTGCGAGCCGTGGTCGAGCGTGCGGGTCTGGGTGGTGAGGTCGGCCATCGTCGTACCTTCCGCTGGGGGCTATCCACGCTGCGTCTATTCGCTGCATCTGTTCAAAGTGTAGAACCTGTTCTAGTTTTATCACATGCATGTGGCCTTGACACCCGCCCAGGAGCAACTTCGCTCAGAGCTCAACTCCTATTTCGCCCAGTTGGTCACGCCAGAGCGCCGAGCAGCGCTCGCCAGAGCGTCGGGCGAGTTCGGCAACGAGGCTGACCAGGAGGTCTATCTCTCGACCATCCGGCAGATCGGCGCAGACGGCTGGCTGGGGATCGGCTGGCCGAAGGAGTACGGCGGCCAGGACCGCTCCATGGTCGAGCAGCTGATCTTCACCGATGCCGCCGCCGTGGCCGGGGTGCCGATCCCCTATCTCACCCTCAACACGGTCGGCCCGACGATCATGCGGTTCGGGACCGAAGAGCAGAAAGCTTACTTTCTGCCGAAGATCCTCGCCGGGGAGCTGCACTTCTCGATCGGCTACTCCGAGCCGGGCTCGGGGACGGACCTCGCCTCTCTGCAGACTCGGGCGGTGCTCGACGAGGGCGCTGGCGAGTGGGTGATCAACGGCCAGAAGATGTGGACCTCGCTGATCCAGTATGCGGACTGGATCTGGCTCGCCTGCCGGACGGAGCCGGAGGCATCGCGCCACAAGGGGCTGTCGATGATCCTGGTGCCGACGTCCTCCCCGGGCTTCTCCTACACGCCGGTACAGACCGTGGCCGGGGTCGGCACCTCGGCGACCTACTACTCCGATGTCCGCGTGCCCGCGTCAAACCTCGTCTCCTCGCGCGGCGGAGGCTGGGCGCTGATGACCAACCAGCTCAACCACGAGCGGGTGGCACTCACCTCGGCGGCGCCGCTGGTGCACTCGCTCGGGCTGGTGAAGGAGTGGGCGCGGTCCACCACCGTCCCCGGCGGCGGCCGGGTCATCGACGCCGAATGGGTCCAGCTGGCCTTCGGGCGGGCGCACGCGCGTATCGAGGCACTCTCGCTGATCAACTGGAAGCTCGCCGCAGACGCCGACCACGGGGTCGCACTCTCCCCGGCCGAGGCATCGGCGACCAAGGTCTACGGGTCGGAGCTGGCCACCGAGGGCTACCGCACGCTCATGGAGATCGTCGGTCCGCACGCGGGACTGACGGCCGACTCCCCCGGCGC
Coding sequences within:
- a CDS encoding sulfotransferase family protein — protein: MTESTPRERADVGTYEDICAAAVRTTGLSAEYFEHSGRTDHEEGLRLLVEDLASPEAGLTPVGNYFHRSQVKSALVGRLMTQARLAEFPQHQDVRIERPIFVTGLVRTGTTALHRLLAADPAHQGLETWLTEFPQPRPPRETWEQDPVFNALQGAYRQHHVANPEFMGIHYMDATSVEECWRVLRQSGKSISFESLANVPRYSAWLAKQDWRDAYELHRRTLQLIGLNDTDKRWVLKNPSHLVALDALMEVYPDALVVVTHRDPVVSVASGCSLSAEATAGMSTTFVGETIGATQLEMLSRSWRSFRETGKRYDQAQFFDVDYRGFVEDPVGTVESIYAHFDIPWSDAARAEVARIDAESRSGSARPKHDYSLADYGLTEDQVRSEFE
- a CDS encoding SDR family oxidoreductase, which encodes MTGLLDGKVVVLSGVGPGLGRSLGEQAALMGADLVLASRTEKRLQKMAGLIEEHGRRALVVPTDITDEDARRHLVDTALEEFGRVDVLLNNAFGIPPMDPLTQIPLDALRLAQESNVYAPLRLSALFADALAATPDKPGGAIVMINSAVLYQSQPEFAGYKLSKGALAHLASSLATELGPRGIRVNSVAPSYIYEDVNKAYFDWIASESGRTHEEVYAEKAAPTDLKRLATPEEVARAALFLGSDLASAVTGTVLNVDCGEFHD
- a CDS encoding protein kinase domain-containing protein, producing MASPHHEPPDIPGFRHRRLIGAGGSSGVFVYESQQEKVDVVVKVWNDRLGAETREALAAETKEVAELATHPHVLPLHTVGVTDDDRSFVVMDHRPGGDLETRRRSGRLSVAEALSITIKVAGALDVAARHGIAHGDVKPANILLTAGGEPQLVGFGSLSSAGRAAGAGSTSLPWMAPEMLSEPPEPSAWADIWSLAATCYTLLAGRTPFEGATGADGPEALSERIRESDPPAIGRADVPAMFEGALRKAMSKRRAGRHWSAADFAKALRAIEHELGLPVTPVAELSEAGAKAPTAPEVAVVPRVEVAPDPVPADSPEGDTTEVPIVTGPVPDMAMGPGVEPKIEPKIEPAPAPAAGRERTDDDVLGHRLDVDRVARLLASTHTQLPISVAVQGQPGSGRSTFLRRVQERVEWLSEHDDACSARTRHVRVDARQYAESDVASAVLEGVRSAGTSAPPPLVAKHQAAQRRAAELRAALAGHPEDEGTRGKRRAQPMSTTMALAAMDREVAAYEAALRAAPPGPPPAPPAGVRTGPLGSRTIVYVDDLDRCDPATAAGVLRAIDELSGQEGVAVVAAVDAETLRRAIEGRVAEPAAYLSRVFDVPFALRAFAGDPAVRYMRSLMRHAVPSWPSALAAGTGDQASRHGAVESLEMTPGEALFTSELARFCATPGGARKLLAVYRLARTAPVGASAEPSGHHALGILMAILVGAPAQGAEVLGAVVEALAAGEDDATFRDLLEKVARGHTAGCGRATCGSCTDWSRVIRAHADLVRAHQVPQEIGAYAEWVDEVARFSFPA
- a CDS encoding TIGR03619 family F420-dependent LLM class oxidoreductase, with the protein product MRFTYAEAMTQADYYAPLAQAAERAGYTSMTVADSLIYPEESDSTYPYTDTGDREFLHGKEFVEAFILCAHLFAVTETLRLTPFVVKLPVRPPVLAAKQASSLAFLSGNRLGLGVGLSPWPEDFAALGVDWKRRGKRMDECMDILRGLTAPAASPDGPDEEFFGYDGEFYKFEPLQQRPGPTEKIPLLVGGHADAALRRAVLKGDGWMHAGGDGEELDRLLVRLAEIRREEGDTRDDFEVHVISYDAYDLDGIKRLEEKGVTDCIVGFRDPYVKGPDPEPLEKKIKHLEWYGENIIAKAGQ
- a CDS encoding nitroreductase/quinone reductase family protein, yielding MPSERPPGLDSPVTAKIIKYGARANTALFKLTNGRVGGKWRVMAGWRKPAPVLLLEHIGRKSGRTFTTPLLYMRSGADLVIVGSQGGLPQDPQWVANLRAQPDVAVRLPRGGRRLVHARVADPSERAELWPRLLDTYADFETYQTWTDREIPVIILSPR
- a CDS encoding nuclear transport factor 2 family protein, translating into MDIQTLTDRAEIADALTRYTIAVDTGDWDALDTVFTPDAAIDYSESGGTVGAFPEVKAWLAEMLPAFSSKRLHTVGQISYGFSDSGEEAEVVAYFDNPMVIADGSGGERVVEVGGLYRHTFVRTPQGWRSRKLHEEVTWTRGF
- a CDS encoding GNAT family N-acetyltransferase: MTHVVRPRLEDDLPALAEALIEQQPLTRYPVRNPLPIPVSDFLHFGDAVDAWTATIEGTPVGHIATTMGHAGGNGDGELDRACAAAHGCDIEDLAWLSAFFVGSAARRTGLGRTLLRTAVDSIRESSGRPCLEVVPAFPAAMKLYESTGWTEVLRTRPDWLAGAPDSDGLDVVVMVLR
- a CDS encoding ferredoxin--NADP reductase; amino-acid sequence: MATDSFLLPVREVVEETADARSIVFELPEDVRHAFQPKPGQFLTVAVPSDRDGLAARCYSLSSAPGDPLTVTVKRTVDGYASNWICDNLRPGDTLRVLPPSGIFTPADIDADFLLFAGGSGVTPIISIARTALRQGTGRIVVFYANRDERSVIFAEEWARLAAEHPDRLQVVHWLESVQGLPTAEQIKAFAADRLTYDAFVCGPAPFMKATVAVLKELEFPRARRHQEKFASLGGNPFGEVVRVEDAEAEVVDDGPKQPATLEIELDGIVTTYDDWDPGTPMLDFLEAKGVKAPYSCREGECSACAFRLLEGEVKMARNDVLEQEDLDDGIRLGCQSLPTTDTVRGTYS